A genomic window from Pecten maximus chromosome 4, xPecMax1.1, whole genome shotgun sequence includes:
- the LOC117326272 gene encoding uncharacterized protein LOC117326272, translated as MPRGCRKFIWREVSCFRWIGVFLILFSKNVFAVTRTQQATFLCFGNDSDSSLLHFTFRVLSNQDSVIGIVPYDASSSSLGVGKKTACTTVQGNGTAVSPFELTITIDTDDPTAVISLASTCGVEEISTGTLYKFRLRTIGDLQLDLGTDAYYDCQCDMANLLRNWQTVGPAYIAGMTSVTLQEVRVGAAMRLVDKSTNLPVTVVELGSEVFLQVVYNPQTQDSNAYDSCGTSFWVAFDRSFPNAVRTHDLYVLSATPLTSQVSFWNTSTSQVMDSIILDPSSSKIVSVPAETSTGNGNAYHCYREGLPDGV; from the exons ATGCCTCGTGGCTGTAGAAAG TTTATTTGGCGAGAAGTCAGCTGCTTCAGATGGATAGGAGTATTTCTCATTCTGTTCAGCAAG AATGTATTTGCAGTAACTCGAACACAACAAG CCACGTTCCTGTGTTTCGGTAACGACTCAGACAGTAGCCTCCTTCACTTCACGTTCAGGGTTTTATCTAATCAAGACTCAGTGATAGGGATCGTGCCGTATGACGCTAGCTCATCTTCTTTGGGTGTGGGAAAGAAAACCGCGTGTACCACCGTCCAGGGCAACGGTACAGCGGTCAGTCCCTTCGAGCTGACCATCACAATTGACACCGATGACCCTACAGCTGTCATCAGCCTGGCCAGTACATGCGGAGTTGAGGAG ATATCTACTGGGACATTATATAAGTTTCGACTACGGACGATTGGTGACCTTCAACTCGACCTTGGCACAGATGCCTACTATGATTGTCAATGTGATATGGCTAATCTCCTGAGAAACTGGCAAACAGTAGGTCCAGCTTACATTGC TGGGATGACGTCGGTGACCTTACAGGAGGTCAGGGTAGGGGCTGCCATGAGACTGGTGGACAAGTCCACAAACCTGCCCGTTACCGTGGTAGAGCTTGGTTCCGAGGTCTTCCTCCAGGTAGTTTACAACCCTCAGACACAGGACAGCAACG CTTATGATTCTTGTGGAACTTCGTTCTGGGTAGCATTTGACCGTTCCTTCCCGAATGCAGTACGAACACATGATCTGTATGTTTTAAGTGCCACTCCGTTGACGTCACAGGTCTCGTTCTGGAACACAAGTACGAGTCAGGTAATGGATTCCATCATTCTTGATCCATCGTCATCAAAAATCGTGTCTGTTCCTGCCGAGACGTCTACAGGCAACGGCAATGCTTATCACTGCTACAGAGAAGGTCTTCCTGATGGCGTATAG
- the LOC117324821 gene encoding galactose-specific lectin nattectin-like gives MTMTKEGCTLGWTHHKSFCYQFIVHPVQFVTAKEICSTKDAQLVSIWNLAEEDFILKKLWQGTDTSHLSWVGFTFDPEDKKQRYNWIDGSLSDYFDKDMPETNIPLCGTISGTGERQFWDCEERMSAFICKKSLQMAYVVSEVFNTSYVDMYRSEDPERMLFERVWPPKLEEVPKHLTRIATAQVAQETDCANRCFHVDDCRGFTLTCVFAWKCNQFTCDLYQPANN, from the exons ATGACTATGACGAAGGAAGGGTGCACACTGGGTTGGACACATCACAAGAGTTTCTGTTACCAATTCATTGTTCATCCTGTCCAGTTTGTAACTGCAAAAGAGATCTGTAGCACAAAAGACGCTCAACTTGTCAGTATATGGAACCTCGCCGAGGAAGATTTTATTCTGAAGAAATTATGGCAG GGAACCGACACATCTCACCTTTCTTGGGTTGGTTTCACTTTCGACCCGGAAGATAAAAAACAGAGATATAATTGGATTGACGGATCGCTCTCTGACTATTTTGATAAAG ATATGCCGGAGACTAACATACCCCTGTGTGGCACTATCAGCGGAACAGGAGAACGGCAGTTCTGGGACTGCGAGGAACGCATGTCCGCATTTATATGCAAAAAAT CTCTTCAGATGGCGTATGTCGTCAGCGAAGTCTTCAATACCAGCTATGTTGACATGTACAGGTCAGAAGATCCCGAAAGAATGTTGTTCGAACGTGTATGGCCACCAAAACTCGAGGAGGTTCCGAAGCATCTGACACGAATAGCCACTGCGCAGGTCGCTCAGGAAACCGATTGCGCTAACCGGTGTTTCCATGTTGACGATTGTCGGGGATTTACATTGACATGCGTATTTGCCTGGAAATGTAACCAGTTCACTTGCGATCTGTACCAGCCAGCAAACAATTAA